From a region of the Alnus glutinosa chromosome 1, dhAlnGlut1.1, whole genome shotgun sequence genome:
- the LOC133858062 gene encoding ABC transporter C family member 10-like isoform X1: protein MGALPLVISFMVLHGLNSKETRIMEDLWSIFCGESGCADTGGKPCSSNFEFWSHPSSCINHILIICFDILLLVVLIFNMIQKSSSKTVHIQARFLGFSNLQIVSAIVNGCLGFVYLCLGIWNLEEKLRKTKTALPLNWWLLVLVQGFTWLLVSLTVSLQGNKLPRAPLRLLSILSFLFAGIVCALSLFSAILSKEVSIKVALDMLSFPGAILLMFCTFKGYKYQASDESVDESSLYTPLNGEANGVSKSDSVGPVTLFAKAGFFSRISFWWLNSLMKRGREKTLEDEHIPKLREEDRAESCYLLFLEQLNKQKQAEPSSQPSILRTIIVCHWKEILMSGFFALLKILTLSAGPLLLNAFILVAEGKESFKHEGYVLAITLFISKSIESVSQRQWYFRSRLIGLKVRSLLTAAIYKKQLRLSNAAKLMHSGGEIMNYVTVDAYRIGEFPFWFHQTWTTSLQLCIALVILYRAVGLATIAALVVIILTVLCNAPLAKLQHKFQSKLMVAQDERLRASSEALVNMKVLKLYAWETHFKNVIENLRKVEYKWLSAVQLRKSYNGFLFWTSPVLVSAATFGACYFLKVPLHANNVFTFVATLRLVQDPVRSIPDVIGVVIQAKVAFERILKFLEAPELQSANVQRKTSVESVNHAISIKSANFSWEENSAKPTLRNINLEVRPGDKVAICGEVGSGKSTLLAAILGEVPNIQGTIQVYGNTAYVSQTAWIQTGTIQENILFGSDMDSQKYSETLERCSLVKDLELLPYGDLTEIGERGVNLSGGQKQRIQLARALYQDADIYLLDDPFSAVDAHTATSLFSEYVMEALSGKTVLLVTHQVDFLPAFHSILLMSDGEILQAAPYHHLLASSIEFQDLVNAHKETAGSDRLVDATAAQGHGTPARDIRKTYVEKHKKESKGDQLIKQEEREIGDTGFKPYLKYLNQNKGFVYFSMASLSHLIFVGGQISQNSWMAANVENPHVSTLRLIGVYLLIGVSSTLVLLCRSLSTVALGLQSSKSLFSQLLNSLFRAPMSFYDSTPLGRILSRVSSDLSIVDLDVPFSFIFAVGATTNAYANLGVLAVVTWQVLFVSIPMVYLAIRLQGYYFSSAKELMRINGTTKSLVANHLAESVAGAMTIRAFEEEERFFAKNLDLVDTNASPFFHSFAANEWLIQRLEILSATVLASAALCMVLLPPGTFSPGFIGMALSYGLSLNVSLVFSIQNQCTLANYIISVERLDQYMHIPSEAPEVIEGNRPPTNWPSLGKVEILDLQIRYRPDAPLVLRGISCTFEGGQKIGIVGRTGSGKTTLIGALFRLVEPVGGKILVDGIDICMIGLHDLRSRFGIIPQDPTLFAGTVRFNLDPLSQHSDEEIWEVLEKCQLQETVKEKEKGLDSIVVEDGSNWSQGQRQLFCLGRALLRKSRILVLDEATASIDNATDMILQKTIRTEFADCTVITVAHRIPTVMDCGMVLAISDGKLVEYDEPMNLMKREGSLFGQLVKEYWSHLQSAESH, encoded by the exons ATGGGGGCACTTCCTCTTGTCATTAGCTTCATGGTGCTGCAT GGGTTGAACAGCAAAGAGACAAGGATTATGGAGGACTTGTGGAGTATATTCTGTGGGGAGTCTGGTTGTGCAGACACTGGTGGAAAGCCGTGTAGTTCTAATTTTGAGTTTTGGAGTCATCCCTCGTCATGTATTAATCACATATTAATCATTTGCTTTGATATCTTGCTTTTGGTCGTGCTCATATTCAATATGATTCAGAAGTCCTCATCGAAAACAGTTCACATTCAAGCTCGATTTCTAGGCTTTTCAAATTTGCAGATAGTTTCTGCAATTGTCAACGGCTGTCTTGGATTTGTGTACTTGTGCTTGGGCATTTGGAATTTAGAGGAGAAGTTGAGGAAAACCAAGACTGCTTTACCTCTTAATTGGTGGTTACTGGTATTGGTTCAGGGGTTTACATGGTTGTTGGTCAGTTTAACTGTGAGCCTTCAGGGAAATAAACTTCCAAGGGCACCATTGCGGCTACTGTCCattctttcctttttgtttgcTGGAATTGTGTGTGCTTTATCTCTGTTCAGTGCCATTTTAAGCAAAGAAGTATCAATAAAGGTAGCATTAGATATGCTGTCTTTTCCAGGAGCTATATTGTTGATGTTCTGTACTTTTAAAGGGTATAAATATCAAGCAAGTGATGAGAGCGTCGATGAAAGTAGCCTTTATACACCTTTAAATGGTGAAGCCAATGGCGTCAGTAAAAGTGATTCTGTTGGTCCTGTCACTCTGTTTGCCAAAGCCGGATTCTTCAGTAGAATTTCATTTTGGTGGTTGAATTCATTGATGAAAAGGGGAAGGGAGAAAACTCTTGAGGATGAACATATACCCAAGTTGCGTGAGGAAGATCGGGCAGAAAGTTGCTATTTGTTGTTCTTGGAGCAACTGAACAAACAGAAACAAGCAGAGCCGTCTTCCCAACCATCAATCCTGAGGACAATAATTGTTTGCCATTGGAAAGAGATCCTTATGTCTGGATTCTTTGCTTTGCTAAAGATACTCACTCTGTCCGCTGGCCCTCTACTTTTAAATGCATTCATTTTGGTTGCTGAGGGAAAAGAAAGTTTCAAACATGAAGGATATGTACTGGCCATCACACTTTTCATTTCAAAGAGCATAGAATCCGTGTCACAAAGGCAGTGGTACTTCCGAAGCAGACTTATTGGTTTGAAAGTGAGGTCTTTGCTCACAGCTGCCATTTACAAGAAACAACTGAGATTATCCAATGCTGCAAAGTTGATGCATTCAGGAGGGGAGATAATGAACTATGTTACTGTAGATGCTTACAGGATTGGCGAGTTCCCATTTTGGTTCCACCAAACTTGGACAACAAGTCTCCAGCTCTGTATTGCATTAGTAATACTATATCGTGCAGTGGGGCTAGCAACAATTGCAGCACTGGTGGTGATAATCCTCACGGTGCTTTGCAATGCTCCACTTGCGAAGTTACAGCATAAGTTTCAAAGTAAGCTTATGGTTGCACAGGATGAGAGACTGAGGGCTAGTTCTGAGGCTCTAGTCAACATGAAGGTGTTGAAATTATATGCATGGGAAACCCATTTCAAGAATGTAATTGAAAATTTAAGGAAGGTGGAGTACAAATGGTTATCAGCGGTGCAGTTGCGAAAATCATATAATGGCTTTCTCTTTTGGACATCCCCTGTTTTGGTCTCTGCTGCAACCTTTGGAGCATGTTATTTCCTCAAAGTTCCTCTACATGCAAACAATGTTTTCACTTTTGTAGCAACTTTACGCCTTGTTCAGGATCCCGTCAGATCTATCCCGGATGTTATTGGGGTGGTTATTCAAGCAAAAGTTGCATTTGAACGTATCTTAAAATTTCTTGAGGCGCCGGAGCTGCAGAGTGCCAATGTCCAGAGGAAAACCAGTGTGGAGAGTGTAAACCATGCGATTTCTATCAAATCTGCCAATTTCTCATGGGAAGAGAATTCAGCAAAGCCCACACTTCGAAACATAAATCTAGAGGTTAGACCTGGAGACAAGGTGGCTATATGTGGAGAAGTTGGCTCAGGAAAATCAACCCTTCTAGCAGCAATTCTGGGTGAAGTTCCAAATATTCAGGGAACT ATTCAAGTTTATGGGAATACTGCCTATGTTTCTCAAACAGCATGGATCCAGACAGGGACGATACAGGAGAACATTTTGTTTGGGTCTGACATGGACAGTCAAAAGTATAGTGAAACACTTGAGAGGTGTTCCCTGGTGAAGGACCTTGAGTTGCTTCCCTATGGTGATCTCACTGAGATAGGGGAGAGAGGAGTTAATCTTAGTGGTGGACAAAAGCAGCGAATTCAACTTGCTCGTGCACTTTATCAGGATGCTGATATATATCTCTTGGATGATCCATTCAGTGCTGTTGATGCACATACTGCTACTAGCTTATTCAGT GAATATGTTATGGAAGCACTTTCAGGGAAGACAGTTTTACTTGTAACACATCAAGTTGATTTCCTGCCCGCGTTTCATTCTATTTTG TTGATGTCAGATGGGGAAATACTACAAGCAGCTCCATATCATCACTTACTGGCTTCAAGCATAGAATTTCAGGACCTTGTCAATGCACATAAAGAGACTGCTGGTTCTGATAGGCTTGTGGATGCTACTGCTGCCCAGGGACATGGAACACCTGCTAGAGATATCAGGAAGACTTATGTAGAGAAGCATAAAAAAGAATCTAAAGGTGACCAATTGATTAagcaagaagagagagaaataggagACACGGGGTTTAAACCTTACCTAAAATATCTAAATCAGAACAAGGGATTCGTATACTTTTCAATGGCCAGTCTCAGTCACCTTATATTCGTGGGTGGTCAGATATCACAGAATTCTTGGATGGCTGCTAATGTTGAAAATCCCCATGTTAGCACATTGCGGTTGATCGGGGTTTACTTACTGATTGGAGTTTCCTCGACACTAGTTTTGCTCTGTCGATCACTTTCTACAGTTGCTTTGGGTCTTCAATCATCAAAATCTTTATTTTCACAGCTACTGAACTCCCTTTTTCGTGCACCCATGTCTTTTTATGACTCCACACCTCTGGGAAGGATACTTAGTCGG GTCTCATCTGATCTGAGTATCGTTGATCTTGATGTCCCTTTCAGCTTTATCTTCGCTGTTGGGGCTACCACTAATGCTTATGCCAATCTTGGAGTACTGGCTGTTGTTACCTGGCAAGTCCTTTTTGTCTCCATACCAATGGTTTATCTGGCAATTCGCTTACAG ggatattatttttcttctgcAAAAGAGTTGATGCGGATCAATGGCACAACCAAGTCCTTGGTAGCAAATCATCTAGCTGAGTCTGTAGCGGGAGCCATGACTATAAGAGCCTTTGAAGAGGAAGAACGGTTTTTTGCAAAAAATCTTGACCTAGTTGACACAAATGCTAGTCCTTTTTTCCATAGTTTTGCAGCAAATGAGTGGTTGATTCAAAGATTGGAAATACTTAGTGCGACTGTTCTTGCCTCTGCAGCACTCTGCATGGTTTTGCTTCCTCCTGGAACTTTTAGCCCTG GATTTATTGGAATGGCACTTTCTTATGGTCTTTCACTAAACGTGTCCCTTGTCTTTTCTATTCAAAACCAGTGCACTCTAGCAAATTACATTATTTCTGTAGAAAGGCTAGATCAATATATGCATATACCTAGTGAGGCCCCTGAAGTAATAGAAGGGAACCGGCCTCCAACCAATTGGCCATCTTTGGGAAAAGTGGAGATACTTGATTTGCAG ATCAGATATAGGCCCGACGCACCTCTCGTTCTTCGTGGGATCAGTTGCACATTTGAAGGAGGGCAAAAGATAGGTATTGTTGGCAGAACTGGCAGTGGGAAGACTACTCTCATAGGTGCTCTTTTTCGTCTAGTGGAGCCAGTAGGAGGGAAGATTTTAGTAGATGGCATTGACATTTGCATGATTGGACTTCATGATCTGCGGTCACGTTTTGGAATAATACCTCAAGATCCCACTCTTTTTGCTGGTACTGTGAGATTCAATTTAGATCCCTTGTCTCAACATTCCGATGAGGAAATATGGGAG GTTCTTGAGAAGTGTCAGCTTCAAGAGACTGtcaaggagaaagaaaagggcTTAGACTCCATAG TTGTGGAAGATGGATCAAATTGGAGCCAGGGGCAACGGCAACTGTTTTGTTTGGGGCGTGCACTTTTGAGGAAAAGTCGGATATTAGTGCTTGATGAAGCAACTGCATCAATTGATAATGCAACAGATATGATTTTGCAGAAAACAATTCGGACTGAATTTGCTGATTGTACTGTGATTACAGTGGCCCACAGGATACCGACAGTGATGGATTGTGGAATGGTTCTTGCTATTAGTGATG GAAAACTAGTGGAGTATGATGAGCCAATGAACTTAATGAAGAGAGAAGGATCACTGTTTGGGCAGCTTGTCAAGGAATACTGGTCTCATCTTCAGTCTGCAGAATCACATTGA
- the LOC133858062 gene encoding ABC transporter C family member 10-like isoform X2, with protein sequence MEDLWSIFCGESGCADTGGKPCSSNFEFWSHPSSCINHILIICFDILLLVVLIFNMIQKSSSKTVHIQARFLGFSNLQIVSAIVNGCLGFVYLCLGIWNLEEKLRKTKTALPLNWWLLVLVQGFTWLLVSLTVSLQGNKLPRAPLRLLSILSFLFAGIVCALSLFSAILSKEVSIKVALDMLSFPGAILLMFCTFKGYKYQASDESVDESSLYTPLNGEANGVSKSDSVGPVTLFAKAGFFSRISFWWLNSLMKRGREKTLEDEHIPKLREEDRAESCYLLFLEQLNKQKQAEPSSQPSILRTIIVCHWKEILMSGFFALLKILTLSAGPLLLNAFILVAEGKESFKHEGYVLAITLFISKSIESVSQRQWYFRSRLIGLKVRSLLTAAIYKKQLRLSNAAKLMHSGGEIMNYVTVDAYRIGEFPFWFHQTWTTSLQLCIALVILYRAVGLATIAALVVIILTVLCNAPLAKLQHKFQSKLMVAQDERLRASSEALVNMKVLKLYAWETHFKNVIENLRKVEYKWLSAVQLRKSYNGFLFWTSPVLVSAATFGACYFLKVPLHANNVFTFVATLRLVQDPVRSIPDVIGVVIQAKVAFERILKFLEAPELQSANVQRKTSVESVNHAISIKSANFSWEENSAKPTLRNINLEVRPGDKVAICGEVGSGKSTLLAAILGEVPNIQGTIQVYGNTAYVSQTAWIQTGTIQENILFGSDMDSQKYSETLERCSLVKDLELLPYGDLTEIGERGVNLSGGQKQRIQLARALYQDADIYLLDDPFSAVDAHTATSLFSEYVMEALSGKTVLLVTHQVDFLPAFHSILLMSDGEILQAAPYHHLLASSIEFQDLVNAHKETAGSDRLVDATAAQGHGTPARDIRKTYVEKHKKESKGDQLIKQEEREIGDTGFKPYLKYLNQNKGFVYFSMASLSHLIFVGGQISQNSWMAANVENPHVSTLRLIGVYLLIGVSSTLVLLCRSLSTVALGLQSSKSLFSQLLNSLFRAPMSFYDSTPLGRILSRVSSDLSIVDLDVPFSFIFAVGATTNAYANLGVLAVVTWQVLFVSIPMVYLAIRLQGYYFSSAKELMRINGTTKSLVANHLAESVAGAMTIRAFEEEERFFAKNLDLVDTNASPFFHSFAANEWLIQRLEILSATVLASAALCMVLLPPGTFSPGFIGMALSYGLSLNVSLVFSIQNQCTLANYIISVERLDQYMHIPSEAPEVIEGNRPPTNWPSLGKVEILDLQIRYRPDAPLVLRGISCTFEGGQKIGIVGRTGSGKTTLIGALFRLVEPVGGKILVDGIDICMIGLHDLRSRFGIIPQDPTLFAGTVRFNLDPLSQHSDEEIWEVLEKCQLQETVKEKEKGLDSIVVEDGSNWSQGQRQLFCLGRALLRKSRILVLDEATASIDNATDMILQKTIRTEFADCTVITVAHRIPTVMDCGMVLAISDGKLVEYDEPMNLMKREGSLFGQLVKEYWSHLQSAESH encoded by the exons ATGGAGGACTTGTGGAGTATATTCTGTGGGGAGTCTGGTTGTGCAGACACTGGTGGAAAGCCGTGTAGTTCTAATTTTGAGTTTTGGAGTCATCCCTCGTCATGTATTAATCACATATTAATCATTTGCTTTGATATCTTGCTTTTGGTCGTGCTCATATTCAATATGATTCAGAAGTCCTCATCGAAAACAGTTCACATTCAAGCTCGATTTCTAGGCTTTTCAAATTTGCAGATAGTTTCTGCAATTGTCAACGGCTGTCTTGGATTTGTGTACTTGTGCTTGGGCATTTGGAATTTAGAGGAGAAGTTGAGGAAAACCAAGACTGCTTTACCTCTTAATTGGTGGTTACTGGTATTGGTTCAGGGGTTTACATGGTTGTTGGTCAGTTTAACTGTGAGCCTTCAGGGAAATAAACTTCCAAGGGCACCATTGCGGCTACTGTCCattctttcctttttgtttgcTGGAATTGTGTGTGCTTTATCTCTGTTCAGTGCCATTTTAAGCAAAGAAGTATCAATAAAGGTAGCATTAGATATGCTGTCTTTTCCAGGAGCTATATTGTTGATGTTCTGTACTTTTAAAGGGTATAAATATCAAGCAAGTGATGAGAGCGTCGATGAAAGTAGCCTTTATACACCTTTAAATGGTGAAGCCAATGGCGTCAGTAAAAGTGATTCTGTTGGTCCTGTCACTCTGTTTGCCAAAGCCGGATTCTTCAGTAGAATTTCATTTTGGTGGTTGAATTCATTGATGAAAAGGGGAAGGGAGAAAACTCTTGAGGATGAACATATACCCAAGTTGCGTGAGGAAGATCGGGCAGAAAGTTGCTATTTGTTGTTCTTGGAGCAACTGAACAAACAGAAACAAGCAGAGCCGTCTTCCCAACCATCAATCCTGAGGACAATAATTGTTTGCCATTGGAAAGAGATCCTTATGTCTGGATTCTTTGCTTTGCTAAAGATACTCACTCTGTCCGCTGGCCCTCTACTTTTAAATGCATTCATTTTGGTTGCTGAGGGAAAAGAAAGTTTCAAACATGAAGGATATGTACTGGCCATCACACTTTTCATTTCAAAGAGCATAGAATCCGTGTCACAAAGGCAGTGGTACTTCCGAAGCAGACTTATTGGTTTGAAAGTGAGGTCTTTGCTCACAGCTGCCATTTACAAGAAACAACTGAGATTATCCAATGCTGCAAAGTTGATGCATTCAGGAGGGGAGATAATGAACTATGTTACTGTAGATGCTTACAGGATTGGCGAGTTCCCATTTTGGTTCCACCAAACTTGGACAACAAGTCTCCAGCTCTGTATTGCATTAGTAATACTATATCGTGCAGTGGGGCTAGCAACAATTGCAGCACTGGTGGTGATAATCCTCACGGTGCTTTGCAATGCTCCACTTGCGAAGTTACAGCATAAGTTTCAAAGTAAGCTTATGGTTGCACAGGATGAGAGACTGAGGGCTAGTTCTGAGGCTCTAGTCAACATGAAGGTGTTGAAATTATATGCATGGGAAACCCATTTCAAGAATGTAATTGAAAATTTAAGGAAGGTGGAGTACAAATGGTTATCAGCGGTGCAGTTGCGAAAATCATATAATGGCTTTCTCTTTTGGACATCCCCTGTTTTGGTCTCTGCTGCAACCTTTGGAGCATGTTATTTCCTCAAAGTTCCTCTACATGCAAACAATGTTTTCACTTTTGTAGCAACTTTACGCCTTGTTCAGGATCCCGTCAGATCTATCCCGGATGTTATTGGGGTGGTTATTCAAGCAAAAGTTGCATTTGAACGTATCTTAAAATTTCTTGAGGCGCCGGAGCTGCAGAGTGCCAATGTCCAGAGGAAAACCAGTGTGGAGAGTGTAAACCATGCGATTTCTATCAAATCTGCCAATTTCTCATGGGAAGAGAATTCAGCAAAGCCCACACTTCGAAACATAAATCTAGAGGTTAGACCTGGAGACAAGGTGGCTATATGTGGAGAAGTTGGCTCAGGAAAATCAACCCTTCTAGCAGCAATTCTGGGTGAAGTTCCAAATATTCAGGGAACT ATTCAAGTTTATGGGAATACTGCCTATGTTTCTCAAACAGCATGGATCCAGACAGGGACGATACAGGAGAACATTTTGTTTGGGTCTGACATGGACAGTCAAAAGTATAGTGAAACACTTGAGAGGTGTTCCCTGGTGAAGGACCTTGAGTTGCTTCCCTATGGTGATCTCACTGAGATAGGGGAGAGAGGAGTTAATCTTAGTGGTGGACAAAAGCAGCGAATTCAACTTGCTCGTGCACTTTATCAGGATGCTGATATATATCTCTTGGATGATCCATTCAGTGCTGTTGATGCACATACTGCTACTAGCTTATTCAGT GAATATGTTATGGAAGCACTTTCAGGGAAGACAGTTTTACTTGTAACACATCAAGTTGATTTCCTGCCCGCGTTTCATTCTATTTTG TTGATGTCAGATGGGGAAATACTACAAGCAGCTCCATATCATCACTTACTGGCTTCAAGCATAGAATTTCAGGACCTTGTCAATGCACATAAAGAGACTGCTGGTTCTGATAGGCTTGTGGATGCTACTGCTGCCCAGGGACATGGAACACCTGCTAGAGATATCAGGAAGACTTATGTAGAGAAGCATAAAAAAGAATCTAAAGGTGACCAATTGATTAagcaagaagagagagaaataggagACACGGGGTTTAAACCTTACCTAAAATATCTAAATCAGAACAAGGGATTCGTATACTTTTCAATGGCCAGTCTCAGTCACCTTATATTCGTGGGTGGTCAGATATCACAGAATTCTTGGATGGCTGCTAATGTTGAAAATCCCCATGTTAGCACATTGCGGTTGATCGGGGTTTACTTACTGATTGGAGTTTCCTCGACACTAGTTTTGCTCTGTCGATCACTTTCTACAGTTGCTTTGGGTCTTCAATCATCAAAATCTTTATTTTCACAGCTACTGAACTCCCTTTTTCGTGCACCCATGTCTTTTTATGACTCCACACCTCTGGGAAGGATACTTAGTCGG GTCTCATCTGATCTGAGTATCGTTGATCTTGATGTCCCTTTCAGCTTTATCTTCGCTGTTGGGGCTACCACTAATGCTTATGCCAATCTTGGAGTACTGGCTGTTGTTACCTGGCAAGTCCTTTTTGTCTCCATACCAATGGTTTATCTGGCAATTCGCTTACAG ggatattatttttcttctgcAAAAGAGTTGATGCGGATCAATGGCACAACCAAGTCCTTGGTAGCAAATCATCTAGCTGAGTCTGTAGCGGGAGCCATGACTATAAGAGCCTTTGAAGAGGAAGAACGGTTTTTTGCAAAAAATCTTGACCTAGTTGACACAAATGCTAGTCCTTTTTTCCATAGTTTTGCAGCAAATGAGTGGTTGATTCAAAGATTGGAAATACTTAGTGCGACTGTTCTTGCCTCTGCAGCACTCTGCATGGTTTTGCTTCCTCCTGGAACTTTTAGCCCTG GATTTATTGGAATGGCACTTTCTTATGGTCTTTCACTAAACGTGTCCCTTGTCTTTTCTATTCAAAACCAGTGCACTCTAGCAAATTACATTATTTCTGTAGAAAGGCTAGATCAATATATGCATATACCTAGTGAGGCCCCTGAAGTAATAGAAGGGAACCGGCCTCCAACCAATTGGCCATCTTTGGGAAAAGTGGAGATACTTGATTTGCAG ATCAGATATAGGCCCGACGCACCTCTCGTTCTTCGTGGGATCAGTTGCACATTTGAAGGAGGGCAAAAGATAGGTATTGTTGGCAGAACTGGCAGTGGGAAGACTACTCTCATAGGTGCTCTTTTTCGTCTAGTGGAGCCAGTAGGAGGGAAGATTTTAGTAGATGGCATTGACATTTGCATGATTGGACTTCATGATCTGCGGTCACGTTTTGGAATAATACCTCAAGATCCCACTCTTTTTGCTGGTACTGTGAGATTCAATTTAGATCCCTTGTCTCAACATTCCGATGAGGAAATATGGGAG GTTCTTGAGAAGTGTCAGCTTCAAGAGACTGtcaaggagaaagaaaagggcTTAGACTCCATAG TTGTGGAAGATGGATCAAATTGGAGCCAGGGGCAACGGCAACTGTTTTGTTTGGGGCGTGCACTTTTGAGGAAAAGTCGGATATTAGTGCTTGATGAAGCAACTGCATCAATTGATAATGCAACAGATATGATTTTGCAGAAAACAATTCGGACTGAATTTGCTGATTGTACTGTGATTACAGTGGCCCACAGGATACCGACAGTGATGGATTGTGGAATGGTTCTTGCTATTAGTGATG GAAAACTAGTGGAGTATGATGAGCCAATGAACTTAATGAAGAGAGAAGGATCACTGTTTGGGCAGCTTGTCAAGGAATACTGGTCTCATCTTCAGTCTGCAGAATCACATTGA
- the LOC133861564 gene encoding ABC transporter C family member 10-like — protein sequence MDDDFRQTQTADFGGLLLIPADSGRANEWLVQWIEIICAAVFASAALCMVLLPPRSFSSGEHSNVVLGTMTICGIANDIISVERPYQYVHIPSEAPQVIEGSRPTADWPAVGKVEIQDLQVRYRPNAPLVLCGINCTFEGGHKIGIVGRTGSGKTTLISALFRLVEPAAGKITVDGIDISEIGLHDLRSRFGIIPQDPTLFNGTVRYNLDPLSQYSDQEIWEVIGKCQLQEALEEKEKGLEALVVEDGSNWSVGQRQLFCLGRVLLRKSRILVLDEATASIDNATDMILQKTIRTEFADCTVIIVAHRIPTVMDCTMVLAISDGKVMEYDKPMNLKKREDSLFGQLVKEYWSRSESTEPH from the exons ATGGACGATGACTTTCGGCAAACACAAACAGCTGATTTTGGCGGCTTGCTGCTGATTCCGGCGGACTCTGGCAGAG CAAATGAGTGGTTGGTCCAATGGATTGAAATAATCTGTGCAGCTGTTTTTGCCTCTGCAGCACTTTGCATGGTTTTGCTTCCTCCCCGGAGTTTTAGCTCTGGTGAGCATTCAAATGTTGTTCTTGGAACTATGACCATT TGCGGTATAGCAAATGACATCATTTCTGTAGAAAGGCCATATCAATATGTGCATATTCCCAGTGAAGCCCCTCAAGTCATAGAAGGGAGTCGCCCTACGGCAGATTGGCCGGCTGTGGGGAAAGTAGAGATACAAGATTTGCAG GTCAGATATAGGCCCAATGCACCTCTCGTTCTTTGTGGGATAAATTGCACTTTTGAAGGAGGGCACAAGATTGGTATTGTTGGCCGAACTGGCAGTGGGAAGACTACCCTCATAAGTGCTCTTTTTCGTTTGGTAGAGCCAGCTGCAGGGAAGATTACAGTTGATGGCATTGACATCTCTGAAATTGGACTTCACGATCTGAGGTCACGTTTCGGAATAATACCTCAAGATCCTACTCTTTTTAATGGGACTGTGAGATACAATTTGGATCCCTTGTCTCAATATTCTGACCAAGAAATCTGGGAG GTTATTGGAAAGTGTCAGCTGCAAGAGGCTcttgaggaaaaagaaaagggccTCGAAGCCTTAG TTGTGGAAGATGGATCGAATTGGAGCGTGGGGCAGCGGCAACTTTTCTGTTTAGGGCGTGTACTTTTGAGGAAAAGTCGGATATTGGTGCTCGATGAAGCAACTGCATCAATTGATAATGCAACTGATATGATTCTGCAGAAAACTATTCGGACTGAATTTGCAGATTGTACTGTAATCATTGTGGCACACAGGATACCAACCGTGATGGATTGCACTATGGTTCTTGCCATTAGCGATG GAAAAGTAATGGAGTATGATAAACCTATGAActtgaagaagagagaagattCCCTGTTCGGGCAGCTTGTGAAGGAATACTGGTCCCGTTCTGAGTCTACAGAACCCCATTGA